Proteins encoded in a region of the Pseudoxanthomonas sp. genome:
- a CDS encoding sensor histidine kinase, with amino-acid sequence MNEERTRTLWEKSRLPLLGLVIVLIVVVPVLLLQRLSRAGQEAADVVIHTHEVETAVLGLALDVREMESAAMLIALGADHPLARERLADGRLSLPARFDELARLTSDNPVQLIRLGRLRELIEARIEVVDQLLAAPEAYKGTVVAPLATRFPIRALLNEILADERALLKERSQDASEQRRRMEWIRMIALGAQLLLLSLVLMALGRQVGRRLAAEKQTAQASQRALVVLDTVREPIVLLDGEQHIQMHNSAFGELYGIPRGGKPSSLDELGDAWKDKVMRQRLTDVLARGRELWDYELQQETADGLQRTVLINARRMPLPDTDDHAVLMTVSDISLQKTAQLEIAALNRQLEGKVEQVSEVNRELEAFSYSVSHDLRAPLRHVAGFSDKLGRHLGEGIDDKSRHYLEVIGNSARRMSQLIDDLLVYSRLGRSALRLQAVDMQSMVAEARAMLDANEANEGRSGRVEWRIAPMPIVLADENMMRQVWGNLLGNALKYSSQRERAVIEVEHRTQDDGTHLFTVRDNGAGFDMAYADKLFGVFQRLHKASEFAGTGIGLASVRRVLGRHGGRIWAEAAPDQGATFFFTLPAALDAPPSREKDA; translated from the coding sequence ATGAACGAAGAACGCACCCGCACGCTGTGGGAAAAATCGCGCCTGCCCCTGCTGGGCCTGGTGATCGTGTTGATCGTGGTGGTGCCGGTGCTGCTGCTGCAGCGCCTCTCGCGCGCCGGCCAGGAAGCCGCCGATGTGGTCATCCACACCCATGAGGTGGAAACGGCGGTGCTCGGCCTGGCGCTGGATGTCCGCGAGATGGAAAGCGCGGCCATGCTGATCGCGCTCGGTGCCGACCATCCACTGGCACGCGAGCGCCTGGCCGACGGCCGGCTGTCGCTGCCGGCCCGCTTCGACGAACTGGCGCGTCTGACCTCCGATAATCCCGTGCAGCTGATCCGCCTGGGTCGCCTGCGCGAACTGATCGAAGCCAGGATCGAGGTGGTGGACCAGCTGCTGGCCGCGCCGGAAGCCTACAAGGGCACGGTGGTGGCCCCGCTGGCCACACGATTCCCGATCCGCGCATTGCTGAACGAGATCCTGGCCGACGAACGCGCCCTGCTGAAGGAGCGCAGCCAGGATGCGAGCGAGCAGCGCCGTCGCATGGAATGGATCCGGATGATCGCCCTGGGGGCGCAGCTGCTGCTGCTCTCGCTGGTGTTGATGGCGCTCGGTCGGCAGGTGGGACGCCGGCTGGCCGCCGAGAAGCAGACCGCACAGGCCAGCCAGCGCGCGCTGGTGGTGCTGGATACGGTGCGCGAACCGATCGTGCTGCTCGATGGCGAACAGCATATCCAGATGCACAATTCCGCCTTCGGCGAGTTGTACGGTATTCCCCGCGGCGGCAAGCCCAGCAGCCTGGACGAGCTGGGCGACGCCTGGAAGGACAAGGTGATGCGCCAGCGCCTGACCGACGTGCTGGCGCGCGGCCGTGAGTTGTGGGATTACGAGTTGCAGCAGGAAACCGCCGACGGCCTGCAGCGCACCGTACTGATCAACGCACGCCGCATGCCGCTGCCGGACACCGACGACCATGCGGTCCTGATGACGGTCAGCGACATCTCGCTGCAGAAGACGGCCCAGCTGGAGATCGCCGCGCTGAACCGCCAGCTGGAAGGCAAGGTGGAACAGGTGTCGGAAGTGAATCGCGAGCTGGAGGCCTTCAGCTATTCGGTCTCGCACGACCTGCGGGCGCCGCTGCGCCACGTGGCGGGCTTCTCCGACAAGCTGGGCCGGCACCTGGGCGAGGGCATCGACGACAAGAGCCGCCATTACCTGGAGGTGATCGGCAATTCGGCCCGCCGCATGTCCCAGCTGATCGACGACCTGCTGGTCTACTCGCGCCTGGGCCGCAGCGCATTGCGGCTGCAGGCGGTGGACATGCAGTCGATGGTCGCCGAGGCGCGCGCCATGCTGGATGCGAACGAGGCCAACGAGGGCCGCTCCGGCCGCGTCGAGTGGCGCATCGCGCCCATGCCCATCGTGCTGGCCGACGAGAACATGATGCGCCAGGTGTGGGGCAACCTGCTGGGCAACGCGCTGAAGTACAGCAGCCAGCGCGAGCGCGCGGTCATCGAAGTCGAACACCGCACGCAGGACGATGGCACCCATCTTTTCACCGTGCGCGACAACGGCGCCGGCTTCGACATGGCGTACGCGGACAAGCTGTTCGGCGTGTTCCAGCGCCTGCACAAGGCCAGCGAGTTCGCCGGCACCGGCATCGGCCTGGCCAGCGTGCGCCGCGTGCTGGGCCGGCACGGCGGCCGCATCTGGGCCGAGGCCGCCCCCGACCAGGGCGCCACCTTCTTCTTCACCCTTCCGGCAGCGCTCGACGCTCCGCCTTCCCGAGAGAAAGACGCATGA
- a CDS encoding response regulator translates to MSDIRTILLAEDSLADAEMAIDALREANLANPIVHVEDGVEAMDYLLRRGAHAGREEGMPSVLLLDIKMPRMDGLEVLKQIRSDEKLKALPVVILSSSREESDLARSWDLGVNAYVVKPVDIDQFFQAVKTLGTFWAVINETPTLD, encoded by the coding sequence ATGAGCGACATCCGCACCATCCTGCTGGCAGAAGACAGCCTGGCCGACGCCGAAATGGCGATCGACGCGCTGCGCGAAGCGAACCTCGCCAATCCCATCGTGCATGTCGAGGACGGCGTGGAAGCGATGGATTACCTGCTGCGCCGCGGCGCCCATGCCGGCCGCGAGGAAGGCATGCCGTCGGTGCTGCTGCTCGACATCAAGATGCCGCGCATGGACGGGCTGGAAGTGCTCAAGCAGATCCGCAGCGACGAGAAGCTGAAGGCACTGCCGGTGGTCATCCTGTCGTCCTCGCGCGAGGAGAGCGACCTGGCGCGCAGCTGGGACCTGGGCGTGAACGCCTACGTGGTCAAGCCGGTGGACATCGACCAGTTCTTCCAGGCGGTCAAGACGCTCGGCACCTTCTGGGCCGTCATCAACGAAACGCCAACCCTGGACTGA
- a CDS encoding hybrid sensor histidine kinase/response regulator — translation MPHSGSPLGRVRLLLVEDSELDAELLVEQLLEAGLDAEFLRVDSADDMRAALAGDPFDLVLSDMELPGFSGYQALEILRSHDPRLPFVFFSGTIGEDAAVKALQHGASDYVLKHSPARLPAAVARAIREARTEREREQAERELMRSQRLDCLAMLAAGLSHDLRNILQPLLIVPDLLSTYSDDPKILRLGAVISESGKRGHEMADSMLSFVRGSRKASETISVAALFSAVQLLLQGSLSRQIQLTVEPPAEDLLIEGNYTEFQQCLINLCLNGIQAMAERGGRLTLSARPTVAPDGQHYVVLRVADEGTGMDDATRQQLFTPFFTTKASGTGLGLMSCKRIVEAARGRIEVSSVLGEGTSFELHLPAPAEEWTGAEDAAFLDGGGRRILVVDGDATRLSLLGNALAAQGYDPMMAPDGANALQQIARDGLPAVAIIDDDILLLSAADVLAVLNEEGFDGPVIRLKEPGVQADDRDCAATLVKPVQVQSLFAAIEHALGLRA, via the coding sequence GTGCCGCATTCCGGATCACCGTTGGGGCGCGTCCGCCTCCTGCTTGTCGAGGATTCCGAGCTCGACGCCGAGCTGCTGGTCGAACAGTTGCTGGAGGCGGGCCTGGACGCCGAATTCCTGCGCGTGGACAGCGCGGACGACATGCGCGCCGCCCTGGCCGGTGATCCGTTCGACCTGGTGCTGTCGGACATGGAACTGCCGGGCTTCTCCGGCTACCAGGCGCTGGAGATCCTGCGCTCGCACGATCCACGGCTGCCGTTCGTGTTCTTCTCCGGCACGATCGGCGAGGACGCGGCGGTCAAGGCGCTGCAGCACGGCGCCAGCGACTACGTGCTGAAGCACTCGCCTGCGCGCCTGCCGGCGGCGGTGGCGCGCGCGATCCGCGAGGCCCGTACCGAGCGCGAGCGCGAGCAGGCCGAGCGCGAACTGATGCGGTCCCAGCGCCTGGACTGCCTGGCCATGCTGGCGGCAGGCCTGAGCCACGACCTGCGCAACATCCTGCAGCCGTTGCTGATCGTGCCCGACCTGCTGTCGACCTACAGCGACGATCCCAAGATCCTGCGCCTGGGCGCGGTGATCTCCGAGAGCGGCAAGCGCGGCCACGAGATGGCCGATTCCATGCTGTCGTTCGTGCGCGGCTCGCGCAAGGCCAGCGAGACGATCAGCGTCGCCGCGTTGTTCAGCGCGGTGCAGCTGCTGCTGCAGGGCAGCCTGTCGCGGCAGATCCAGCTAACGGTGGAGCCGCCGGCGGAGGACCTGCTGATCGAAGGCAACTACACCGAATTCCAGCAGTGCCTGATCAATCTGTGCCTCAACGGCATCCAGGCGATGGCCGAGCGCGGCGGGCGGCTGACCCTGTCGGCCAGGCCCACGGTTGCGCCGGACGGGCAGCATTACGTGGTGCTGCGCGTGGCCGACGAAGGCACCGGCATGGACGATGCCACCCGGCAGCAGCTGTTCACCCCGTTCTTCACCACCAAGGCCAGCGGAACCGGCTTGGGCCTGATGTCCTGCAAGCGCATCGTCGAAGCGGCGCGCGGACGCATCGAGGTGAGCAGCGTGCTGGGCGAGGGCACGTCCTTCGAGCTGCATCTGCCGGCGCCCGCGGAAGAGTGGACAGGCGCGGAGGACGCGGCGTTCCTCGACGGTGGCGGACGCCGGATCCTGGTGGTGGATGGCGACGCCACCCGCCTGTCGCTGCTGGGCAATGCCCTGGCGGCGCAGGGCTACGATCCGATGATGGCGCCGGACGGTGCCAACGCCCTGCAGCAGATCGCCCGCGACGGATTGCCGGCGGTGGCGATCATCGACGACGACATCCTGCTGCTGTCCGCGGCGGACGTGCTGGCGGTGCTGAACGAAGAGGGCTTCGATGGGCCGGTGATCCGGCTCAAGGAACCGGGCGTGCAGGCCGATGATCGCGATTGCGCGGCGACGCTGGTGAAGCCGGTGCAGGTGCAGTCGCTGTTCGCGGCGATCGAACACGCCCTGGGCTTGCGCGCCTGA
- a CDS encoding DEAD/DEAH box helicase: MPAQTALIRRHADEASLLSATTADGSALAERLAGKYRDRVTGQFVIPAREGRYEALPDDLPAALADALRTRGIERLYSHQAEAWRQAQAGDHLAIVTPTASGKSLCYTLPVVASALSKRGKALYLFPTKALAQDQVAELLDLSKAGDLGLKAFTFDGDTPGDARQAIRLHGDIVVSNPDMLHQAILPHHTKWAQFFENLRYVVIDEVHTYRGVFGSHVANVLRRLRRVCAFYGATPQFIVCSATIGNPQAHAEALLELPVHAITESGAPSGEKHVLLWNPPVVNPDLGLRASARSQSNRIARLAIKAGLKTLVFAQSRTMVEVLTKYLKDVFDSDPRLPARIRAYRGGYLPTERREAERAMRDGRVDGIVSTSALELGVDIGSLDAVVLNGYPGSIAATWQRFGRAGRRQQASLGILVASSQPLDQYVVRHPEFFADSPPEHARIAPDQPMILLDHVRCAAFELPFLAGEPFGPVDPSPFLQLLDEDSVVHREGDRYEWIADSYPANAVSLRSVADGNFVVVDRTDGRQVIIAEVDFSAAPLTLYEGAIHMIQSTPYQVERLDWEGRKAYVTRTHVDYYTDAIDYTKLKVLERFDGCIAGRGTCHHGEVHVVRRVAGYKKIRYYTHENIGYGPVNLPDQEMHTTSLWWQLPPALLESAFESRQEALDGFLGAAYALHIAATVAVMAEGRDLQKAVGDGDGAWFALPDTQGRGQLRGTESQVLSPVSGERFIPTAYLYDNYPGGIGLSEPLWRRQRELVQRAVQLVSACDCKAGCPACVGPVLANDEDADTTPRALAARVLHLLDAA; this comes from the coding sequence ATGCCTGCCCAGACCGCCCTGATCCGTCGCCATGCCGACGAGGCCTCCCTGCTGTCCGCGACCACCGCCGATGGCAGTGCGCTGGCCGAACGCTTGGCGGGCAAGTACCGCGACCGGGTCACCGGCCAGTTCGTCATCCCCGCGCGCGAGGGCCGCTACGAGGCATTGCCCGACGACCTGCCGGCAGCGCTGGCCGATGCGTTGCGCACGCGCGGCATCGAGCGGCTGTATTCGCACCAGGCCGAAGCCTGGCGGCAGGCGCAGGCGGGCGATCATCTGGCCATCGTCACGCCCACCGCCTCCGGCAAATCGCTGTGCTACACGCTGCCGGTGGTGGCCTCGGCGCTGTCCAAGCGGGGCAAGGCGCTGTACCTGTTCCCGACCAAGGCGCTGGCGCAGGACCAGGTGGCGGAACTGCTGGACCTGAGCAAGGCCGGCGACCTGGGCCTGAAGGCCTTCACCTTCGACGGCGACACGCCCGGCGATGCGCGGCAGGCGATCCGCCTGCATGGCGACATCGTGGTCAGCAACCCGGACATGCTGCACCAGGCCATCCTGCCGCACCACACCAAGTGGGCGCAGTTCTTCGAGAACCTGCGCTACGTGGTGATCGACGAAGTGCATACGTATCGCGGCGTGTTCGGCAGCCATGTGGCCAACGTGCTGCGCCGGCTCAGGCGCGTCTGCGCGTTCTACGGCGCCACCCCGCAGTTCATCGTCTGCTCGGCCACCATCGGCAATCCGCAGGCGCATGCCGAAGCGCTGCTGGAGCTGCCGGTGCACGCGATCACCGAATCAGGCGCGCCGAGCGGCGAGAAGCACGTGCTGCTGTGGAATCCGCCGGTGGTCAATCCCGACCTGGGCCTGCGGGCGTCGGCCCGCTCGCAGAGCAACCGCATCGCGCGGCTGGCGATCAAGGCGGGCTTGAAGACCCTGGTGTTCGCCCAGTCGCGCACCATGGTCGAGGTGCTGACCAAGTACCTGAAGGACGTGTTCGACAGTGATCCGCGACTGCCGGCACGCATCCGCGCCTACCGCGGCGGCTACCTGCCCACCGAGCGGCGCGAGGCCGAGCGTGCGATGCGCGACGGGCGCGTGGACGGCATCGTGTCCACCTCGGCGCTGGAGCTGGGCGTGGACATCGGCAGCCTGGATGCGGTGGTGCTGAACGGCTATCCGGGCTCCATCGCGGCGACGTGGCAGCGCTTCGGACGCGCGGGGCGACGGCAGCAGGCGTCGCTGGGCATCCTGGTGGCCAGTTCGCAGCCGCTGGACCAGTACGTGGTGCGGCATCCGGAGTTCTTCGCCGACAGTCCGCCGGAACACGCGCGCATCGCACCCGACCAGCCGATGATCCTGCTCGACCACGTGCGCTGCGCCGCGTTCGAGCTGCCGTTCCTGGCCGGCGAGCCGTTCGGCCCGGTCGATCCGTCGCCGTTCCTGCAACTGCTGGACGAGGACAGCGTGGTCCACCGCGAAGGCGACCGCTACGAGTGGATCGCCGACAGCTATCCGGCCAATGCGGTGAGCCTGCGCTCGGTGGCGGACGGCAACTTCGTCGTGGTCGACCGCACCGACGGACGCCAGGTGATCATCGCCGAAGTCGATTTCAGCGCCGCGCCGCTGACGCTGTACGAAGGCGCCATCCACATGATCCAGTCCACCCCGTACCAGGTGGAACGACTGGACTGGGAAGGCCGCAAGGCCTACGTCACCCGCACGCACGTGGACTACTACACCGATGCGATCGACTACACCAAGCTGAAGGTGCTGGAGCGTTTCGACGGCTGCATCGCGGGGCGGGGCACCTGCCACCACGGCGAAGTGCACGTGGTGCGGCGCGTGGCCGGCTACAAGAAGATCCGTTACTACACGCACGAGAACATCGGCTATGGCCCTGTGAACCTGCCCGACCAGGAGATGCACACGACCAGCCTGTGGTGGCAGCTGCCGCCGGCGCTGCTGGAATCGGCGTTCGAGTCGCGGCAGGAGGCGCTGGATGGCTTTCTCGGCGCGGCATACGCGTTGCACATCGCCGCCACCGTCGCGGTGATGGCCGAAGGCCGCGACCTGCAGAAGGCCGTCGGCGATGGCGACGGCGCCTGGTTCGCATTGCCCGACACGCAGGGGCGTGGGCAACTGCGCGGCACCGAGAGCCAGGTGCTGTCGCCGGTGTCGGGCGAGCGCTTCATTCCCACCGCCTATCTCTACGACAACTATCCCGGCGGCATCGGCCTGAGCGAACCGCTGTGGCGGCGCCAGCGCGAACTGGTGCAGCGGGCGGTGCAGCTGGTGTCCGCATGCGACTGCAAGGCAGGCTGTCCCGCCTGCGTCGGTCCCGTACTGGCGAACGACGAGGACGCCGACACCACGCCGCGTGCGCTGGCGGCGCGCGTGCTGCACCTGCTGGATGCCGCATGA
- a CDS encoding ribonuclease H-like domain-containing protein, translated as MSVSLEKLQRLRRQAGHDSAPSPSAASPPAHDPLPALRRMLGIRERARPAAVARACDRALPGEEIAPGLLRLEQVLPFDDVAPHIDGAFARTGALPTQGMLFFDTETTGLSGGTGTRAFMVGASDFVPGGLRVRQLLITHLSAEPAMLRAFAGWLAEDTRLVSYNGRCYDAPLLATRYRLARQGTPLAGIEHLDLLFPTRRRYRGVWENCRLGTIERNALGIVREDDLPGSEAPGAWLQYLRGGDAGLLRRVLQHNFQDVVTLAHLLLHLSAPPAE; from the coding sequence ATGAGCGTCAGCCTGGAGAAGCTGCAGCGGCTGCGCAGGCAGGCGGGGCACGACAGCGCTCCGTCGCCGTCCGCCGCTTCGCCGCCGGCGCACGATCCCCTGCCTGCACTGCGGCGCATGCTCGGTATCCGTGAGCGTGCACGGCCTGCGGCGGTCGCACGCGCCTGCGACCGTGCGCTGCCGGGCGAGGAGATCGCACCGGGTCTGCTGCGCCTCGAACAGGTGTTGCCCTTCGACGACGTCGCACCGCACATCGACGGTGCCTTCGCGCGGACCGGTGCATTGCCGACGCAGGGCATGCTGTTCTTCGACACCGAGACCACCGGCCTGTCCGGCGGCACCGGCACACGTGCCTTCATGGTCGGCGCGTCGGACTTCGTGCCGGGAGGACTGCGCGTGCGCCAGCTGCTGATCACCCACCTGTCGGCCGAGCCCGCGATGCTGCGTGCGTTCGCCGGCTGGCTGGCGGAAGACACGCGGCTGGTCAGCTACAACGGACGTTGCTACGACGCCCCGCTGCTGGCCACGCGCTACCGGCTGGCGCGGCAGGGCACGCCGCTGGCCGGCATCGAACACCTGGACCTGCTGTTCCCCACGCGGCGGCGCTATCGCGGCGTGTGGGAGAACTGCCGGCTGGGCACGATCGAGCGCAACGCGCTGGGCATCGTGCGTGAGGACGATCTGCCTGGGTCGGAAGCGCCCGGTGCATGGCTGCAGTACCTTCGCGGTGGCGATGCAGGCCTGCTGCGGCGCGTGCTGCAGCACAACTTCCAGGACGTGGTGACGCTGGCGCACCTGCTGCTGCACCTGTCGGCACCGCCCGCGGAGTGA
- a CDS encoding HDOD domain-containing protein, whose product MRILYVGDTACLPEDLADYIGDMGDEWTVEAVADGKSAMFAVANGPVDVVMVGPALPDLPPATLLGQIRTLRAETIRIALLEGSADSLSAPIKLIGVAHRFLPLPLSSETVLEAIHSLEELRDLLDSPRLRRAIGRVEHLPSPPHLYFALTRALEEDEGTANDIARLVAGDPAIAAKVLQLCNSAYFSSGRSITDLRAAVTRLGLGTLRDLVLASEVFSMKTASNVDRGALQQRALLASRLAAKILPRTSSELGATAALLADIGLLLPGVRDERDTPVADGDDRPGHTEAGAYLLGLWGLPMPIVEAVAFHRQPQRSSLRSFWVPGAVHVAGALASNEPVDEGYLKSLGVLDQLPNWRQMAETMVERAEEAA is encoded by the coding sequence TTGCGCATTCTGTACGTTGGCGATACCGCTTGCCTGCCTGAGGACCTGGCCGATTACATCGGCGACATGGGGGACGAGTGGACCGTCGAAGCGGTGGCCGACGGGAAGTCGGCGATGTTCGCGGTGGCCAACGGTCCGGTCGACGTGGTGATGGTGGGGCCGGCCTTGCCCGACCTGCCGCCGGCCACGCTGCTGGGGCAGATCCGCACCCTGCGCGCCGAGACCATCCGCATCGCCTTGCTGGAAGGCAGTGCCGACAGCCTGTCGGCGCCGATCAAGCTGATCGGCGTGGCGCACCGCTTCCTGCCGCTGCCGCTGTCGTCGGAGACGGTGCTGGAAGCCATCCACAGCCTGGAAGAACTGCGCGACCTGCTGGACAGCCCGCGCCTGCGCCGCGCGATCGGTCGGGTGGAACACCTGCCGTCGCCGCCGCACCTGTACTTTGCGCTGACCCGCGCGCTGGAAGAAGACGAGGGCACGGCCAACGACATCGCCAGGCTGGTGGCCGGCGATCCCGCCATCGCCGCCAAGGTGCTGCAGTTGTGCAATTCGGCGTACTTCTCCAGCGGCCGCTCGATCACCGACCTGCGCGCCGCAGTCACGCGCCTGGGCCTGGGCACGCTGCGCGACCTCGTGCTGGCCAGCGAGGTGTTCTCGATGAAGACCGCCTCCAACGTCGACCGCGGCGCGCTGCAGCAGCGTGCGCTGCTGGCCTCGCGGCTGGCGGCGAAGATCCTGCCGCGCACCAGTTCCGAACTCGGCGCCACGGCGGCACTGCTGGCCGATATCGGCCTGCTGCTGCCGGGCGTGCGCGACGAGCGCGACACCCCGGTGGCCGACGGTGACGACCGCCCCGGCCATACCGAGGCCGGGGCCTACCTGCTGGGCCTGTGGGGTCTTCCCATGCCGATCGTCGAAGCGGTGGCGTTCCACCGCCAGCCGCAGCGTTCCAGCCTGCGCAGCTTCTGGGTGCCCGGTGCGGTGCACGTGGCCGGCGCGCTGGCCAGCAACGAGCCGGTGGACGAGGGGTATCTGAAGTCGCTGGGCGTGCTGGACCAGTTGCCCAACTGGCGGCAGATGGCCGAGACCATGGTCGAGCGGGCCGAAGAAGCCGCCTGA
- a CDS encoding type II toxin-antitoxin system death-on-curing family toxin, with protein MIVWISRALALAIHDRQLAEHGGATGIRDEGLLESALARPRQLHAYGQPAPDLADLAAATAFGLARNPPFLDGNKRVAAVACEVFIVLNGATLSAGDHELYPQYLGLSEGSLGETDFAAWLRPRIIAKPPGKVQEPSPPYRP; from the coding sequence ATGATCGTGTGGATCAGCCGGGCCTTGGCCTTGGCCATCCATGACCGGCAATTGGCCGAGCATGGCGGCGCGACCGGCATCCGCGACGAGGGCTTGCTGGAATCGGCGCTGGCGCGCCCCCGGCAGCTGCACGCCTATGGGCAACCCGCGCCGGACCTGGCAGATCTGGCAGCCGCCACGGCTTTCGGCTTGGCACGCAACCCTCCCTTCCTGGACGGCAACAAGCGCGTGGCGGCCGTGGCCTGCGAAGTCTTCATCGTGCTCAATGGCGCCACGTTGTCGGCCGGAGACCATGAGCTCTACCCGCAGTATCTGGGGCTGTCCGAAGGCAGTCTCGGCGAAACCGACTTCGCCGCGTGGCTACGCCCGCGGATCATCGCCAAGCCACCAGGCAAGGTGCAGGAGCCCTCTCCCCCCTACCGTCCCTGA
- a CDS encoding AbrB/MazE/SpoVT family DNA-binding domain-containing protein, with product MKLKITTVGNSAGVILPKELLSRLRLDKGDELHALETPDGIRLTVYDPTLAEQMEVAEQVMRSRRTLLHKLSQ from the coding sequence ATGAAGCTCAAGATCACCACGGTCGGCAACTCCGCCGGCGTCATCCTGCCCAAGGAACTCCTGTCTCGCCTCCGTCTGGACAAGGGCGATGAGCTGCACGCGCTCGAAACGCCCGACGGCATCCGCCTGACGGTGTACGACCCCACCCTCGCCGAGCAGATGGAGGTGGCGGAACAGGTGATGCGCAGCCGCCGCACCCTGCTCCACAAGCTGTCCCAATGA
- the lexA gene encoding transcriptional repressor LexA, producing the protein MNPVDLPPQRAAVLTFLRRELAAGRAPSLADIATAFGFASRNAAQKHVQALVADGLLEQAPGQKRGLRLPGGMADLLPLPVLGRVAAGQPIGADIGLDEQLWLDRRLFSPQPDYLLKVQGDSMIDDGIVDGDLVGVHRTPEARDGQTVVARIDGELTIKRLQRGSRRIRLLPRNPAHAPIDVQPGQDFAIEGVYCGLVRRG; encoded by the coding sequence ATGAACCCTGTCGACCTGCCCCCCCAACGTGCCGCCGTCCTGACCTTCCTGCGCCGGGAGCTGGCGGCCGGGCGCGCGCCCAGTCTGGCGGACATCGCCACGGCGTTCGGCTTCGCATCGCGCAACGCCGCTCAGAAGCACGTGCAGGCGCTGGTCGCCGACGGCCTGCTGGAACAGGCCCCGGGCCAGAAGCGCGGCCTGCGCCTGCCCGGGGGCATGGCCGACCTGTTGCCGCTGCCGGTACTGGGCCGGGTGGCCGCCGGCCAGCCGATCGGCGCCGACATCGGCCTGGACGAACAGCTGTGGCTGGACCGCCGGCTGTTCTCGCCGCAGCCGGATTACCTGCTGAAGGTGCAGGGCGATTCGATGATCGACGACGGCATCGTCGACGGCGACCTGGTCGGTGTGCACCGCACGCCGGAGGCGCGCGACGGACAGACTGTCGTCGCGCGCATCGACGGCGAGTTGACCATCAAGCGCCTGCAGCGCGGCAGCCGCCGCATCCGCCTCCTGCCGCGCAATCCCGCGCATGCACCCATCGACGTGCAGCCTGGACAGGACTTCGCCATCGAAGGCGTCTACTGCGGCCTGGTGCGGCGCGGCTGA
- the imuA gene encoding translesion DNA synthesis-associated protein ImuA, translated as MGAVVALDTLLAARTLWHAGRSATIAADGEPTGHDALDALLPQGGWPRRALTELLLPADGVGELALLLPTLARLTQAGSPVAVVAPPYIPYAPAWQAAGVELSHLEIVEAAPRDALWAFEQCLRSGACAAVLGWPVHADGPALRRLQVAADSGECLGFALRDRRHAANPSAAALRLEAVHDAQGRTHWQVRKCRGGPAPAQSFALVAH; from the coding sequence ATGGGTGCCGTCGTCGCCCTCGATACGCTGCTGGCCGCGCGCACGCTGTGGCATGCCGGGCGCAGCGCGACCATCGCCGCCGACGGCGAACCCACCGGCCACGACGCGCTCGACGCGCTGCTGCCGCAGGGCGGTTGGCCGCGACGCGCGCTGACCGAACTCCTGCTGCCGGCCGATGGCGTGGGCGAACTGGCGCTGCTGCTGCCCACGCTGGCAAGACTCACGCAGGCCGGCAGTCCGGTGGCGGTGGTCGCGCCGCCGTACATCCCGTATGCGCCGGCATGGCAGGCCGCGGGCGTGGAGCTGTCCCATCTCGAGATCGTCGAGGCCGCGCCGCGCGATGCGCTGTGGGCCTTCGAGCAATGTCTGCGCAGTGGTGCCTGCGCGGCCGTGCTTGGGTGGCCGGTGCACGCCGACGGGCCTGCACTGCGGCGTCTGCAGGTGGCGGCCGACAGCGGCGAGTGCCTGGGCTTCGCGCTGCGCGACCGTCGCCACGCCGCCAATCCATCGGCTGCGGCGTTGCGGTTGGAAGCGGTGCACGATGCCCAGGGGCGCACGCATTGGCAGGTGCGCAAATGCCGCGGCGGGCCGGCGCCCGCGCAATCGTTCGCGCTGGTCGCGCATTGA